The Salmo salar chromosome ssa02, Ssal_v3.1, whole genome shotgun sequence genome segment CTTTATGTTATTGTTACACTACTGTCAAGGTACCGTGTTGCCACTTCCTTCCTACTACGGCCACTGTACGTAATAGAAGATAATAGAAAGTACTGTGCCGCCTTGTTCATAGATTTGtctaaagcttttgacactgtggaCCATGCGATACTTTTGGGTAAGGTGTCGTTAATAGGACTGGGATTGTATGCCGTCGTTGGTTTCATGACTTATCTAAAGGATAGAAGTCAGGCTGTTAGAGTTGACAGCATCCAGTCGAAGCCATTGGAGTTGGTTAACGGGGTTCTATACTTGGTCCATTACTGTTCACTCTACATAAACAATATCGGTGATGAGATAAGAAAGTGTCAAATTCATTtatatgctgatgacactgtcatgtATGTACTCTATCGCTTCAATGGCTGACCAAGCATTATCACTATTGGAGACAGATTTTAAGATATTGCAAGTCTTTTTTACAGCTGAATCTTGTTTTAAAtgcaaagaaaacacattttatgatTTTTAATAGGTTCAAAAAGTGTTGAAAATACACTTGCACTTACGAGCTTAGATGGTTCTCGAATGAATCatgtctctgcatataaatacttagtttatcatccaaccatatcactgtcttttaaaatgcatGTTGACGAACTTAGACTCAGCAGTAAATACAACctgataaaacacctgtctcgtCCAGGACCAGTCTACACAGACCGGTACGCTAAAGCCAATCAGACTTTCTTTGCCTACGGTTACTGACACCAGTCATATTCAGCAGGGTGTTGCACATTAGTAAattaatcagttattctgcactctggtacactcagacgagagtgctctgaaatcgggaGTAGTTAGCCGGAGTGAATTTGCGAACGCAAGAGttatgctaactggataacagtcgttcaagttcttgctagttaaccaaatgacacctgcatctctagctgtgtacAGCCACTGAAAAACAATATGAGGGGGAAAAGTCAGTCATTCTcccactcctccaatggcatgacatcctcctagcagctagctagctaacgttagggtcctcctccaatggcatgacatcctcctagcagctagctagctaacgttagggtcctcctccaatggcatgacatcctcctagcagctagctagctaacgttagggtCCTCCTCCAATGGCATGACATCTTCCTAGCAGCTGGCTAGCTATCAAGCTAATGTTAGGCTCTGTGTTTCTTAGCTTGTTACATACATAAatacgctagcctattagccacgttatgactgaattgtgatcattgcccttgctaatTTAATTTGTCATGTGATTCACAGCCTAAGTTACATTTGTCCTTTTTTTTgtgttgtaaaaaataaataaatatttagcCATTGAAACTGAAATagtgcatcccgaatggaggcagcaaaaaaatgtaacagaccagctgtgatttaacaacctgatagcaatattttttggatcaccaagaaatgtattagtgaattatattaattatgcattgaactgcatccatctattctgccaacaatgccttcgTGTACATCATGGAATGTTGAGTCCAATAGAACCTAGTTTTAAAAACCTcatataaagttggttttgtagcataaactgggaattttatatttttgactgatattacgattgtctgtttgtttcatatctgttaAGTAGTTCAatcgctgtcagttccactttaaaggaGTATTCTACAGGGATGACTGATCGAAGTTCATAAGGAGaggttataacactatatactgtagttcagagaggttataacactatactgtagttcagaagGAGAGGTTATAACACTATATTCTGTAGTTCAGAGAGgttataacactatactgtagttcagagagGTTATAACACTATATTCTGTAGTTCAGAGAGgttataacactatactgtagttcagaggTTATAACACTATATCCTGTAGTTCAGAGAGGTTATAGCACTATATTTTATAGTTCAGAGAGGTTATAACGCTAGACTGTAGTTCAGAGAGGTTAgaacactatatactgtagttcagagaggttaacactatactgtagttcagagagGTTATAACACTAGACTGTAGTTCGGAGAGGTTAgaacactatatactgtagttcagagaggttaacactatatactgtagttcagagagGTTAgaacactatatactgtagttcagagagGTTAGAACACTATATCCTGTAGTTCAGAGGGAGAGGTTATAACACTATATATTGTAGTTCAGAGGGAGAGGTtattacactatagactgtagttcaggaggagaggttataacaatatatatactgtagttcagagggagaggttataacactatagactgtagttcagattgagatgttataacactatatactgtagttcagaggGAGAGGTTATAACACTACATCCTGTAGTTCAGAGGGAGAGGttataacactatagactgtagttcagaaggagaggttataacactatatactgtagttcagaagGTATCACGGTCGTCGTATGAAGCTATGCAAgacatctgggaccattcaacagtctagatttaccaggttattactaaataaactgttcaccatctgggaccattcaacagtctagatttaccaagttattactaaataaactgttcaccatctgggaccattcaacagtctagatttaccaggttattactaaataaactgttcaccatctgggaccattcaacagtctagatttaccaggttattactaaataaactgttcaccatctgggaccattcaacagtctagatttaccaggttattactaaataaactgttaaccatctgggaccattcaacagcctagatttaccaggttattactaaataatctgttcaccatctgggaccattcaacagtctagatttaccaggttattactaaataaactgttcaccatctgggaccattcaacagtctagatttaccaggttattactaaataaactgttcaccatctgggaccattcaacagtctagatttaccaggttattacttctaaataaactgttcaccatctgagaccattcaacagtctagatttaccaggttattactaaataaactgttaaccatctgggaccattcaacagcctagatttaccaggttattactaaataatctgttcaccatctgggaccattcaacagtctagatttaccaggttattactaaataaactgttcaccatctgggaccattcaacagtctagatttaccaggttattactaaataaactgttcaccatctgggaccattcaacagtctagatttaccaggttattactaaataaactgttcatcatctgggaccattcaacagtctagatttaccaggttattacttctaaataaactgttcaccatctgagaccattcaacagtctagatttaccaggttattactaaataaactgttcaccatctgagaccattcaacagtctagatttaccaggttattactaaataaactgttcaccatctgggaccattcaacagtctagatttaccaggttattactaaataaactgttcaccatctgggccattcaacagtctagatttaccaggttattactaaataaactgttcaccatctgggaccattcaacagtctagatttaccaggttattactaaataaactgttcaccatctgggaccattcaacagcctagatttaccaggttattactaaataaactgttcaccatctgggaccattcaacagtctagatttaccaggttattactaaataaactgttcaccatctgggaccattcaacagcctagatttaccaggttattactaaataaactgttcaccatctgggaccattcaacagtctagatttaccaggttattactaaataaactgttcaccatctgggaccattcaacagtctagatttaccaggttattactaaataaactgttcaccatctgagaccattcaacagtctagatttaccaggttattactaaataaactgttcaccatctgggaccattcaacagtctagatttaccaggttattactaaataaactgttcaccatctgggaccattcaacagtctagatttaccaggtttattacttctaaataaactgttcaccatctgggaccattcaacagtctagatttaccaggttattactaaataaactgttcaccatctgggaccattcaacagcctagatttaccaggttattacttgtAAATAAAAACACTTTTTGGGGTTCTCAAAATGCTTACAATTGTTTTGATTATTGCTTGAACAGTAATAATATTAGTAATAAAATAATATTTGGTTGTGATAGTTGCAAAATACttattttggatgcagcagttGTTATAGCTTAAATGCTAAATGCTCATTGACAGACTGATagcaaaagctagccaaagagcattttactggtgtttttaagtataaagcagttgaatTGCGAGGATGACGCAAACATTATAATAAGCAGAACATTCAAACAAGCCTTACAATTCTAATCCAATAGtggtgtgaaatgcactcataagcaacctggaaatggaggctatttttgctgtcagcctatgagaactcccctgagttttcccccacggtggtgagttagtgaatagacacagagcttaatgtgagtttccttgagtagcactcctgatcttgcgctgtaatattcaaaatacattgtgaaaaactaaaatcttcgcTCACCATTGTTCCTCcatgcagatatactacatccataactagcggtttcctcattaccagatatactacatccataactagtggtttcctcattaccagatatactacatccataactagtggtttcctcattaccagatatactacatccataactagtggtttcctcattaccagatatactacatccataactagtggtttcctcattaccagatatactacatccataactagtggtttcctcgttagcatggaggagtttctgcaaccaaattgtgtGCACATCGCCCTCATGcggcaattttagcaaacacagaatgGGGCTTATATTGGTGGCCAAACGTTGCCTGGCACACTGCTTGGTTTAGGCAactttaaaaatgtatttctagcctacaatcatcccCTTTACTACTAAGGTGAAAGAAATAAGACTAAATATGGctattgttgctcacttgactggtcttattaagacaattgtcaaataagtTTGTACACAACATCATGGGGATCACCGTTTAGCTAAAATAAACAGTGAATTTCTGCTGTTGTGGCCTTTAACcttctgtctgtctttgttgttcacacaggagagagacgtgactaccgtggatcctctggggagcctcaacaacatcatgaagctgacgaggcagagaagagtctttCCACATCAGAACATCTCAAGAAACAGCAGCGGAAACGCACAGGGAAGaaacctcactgctgctctgactgtgggaagagattcacctcttcAGCAGACCTCAAAAGACATCAGAGAATCCATACAGGAGATAAACCGTACagttgtgatcaatgtgggaagagatttactGATCTAAGCAgcctgaaaagacaccagagaattcacacgggagagaaaccttacagctgtgatcaatgtgggaagagttttaatgTTCCAAGCAGCCTGAAAACACACCAAAGAATTCACacgggagagaaaccttacagctgtgatcaatgtgggaagagttttgtttcatctagccagctgactgtacaccagagaatacacacaggagagaaatgttatagctgtgatcaatgtgggaagagttttgtttcatgTAGCCAGCTGACTgcacaccagaaaacacacacaggagagaaatcatatagctgtaatcaatgtgggaagagatactctggtaaaagatctctgattagacatcagaaaatacatgaaggagtttcATGACATCAAtgaaatgtcacaatgtagaagccGAAACATTTTCAccttgttctattgatttcagtgttgtgtttTCATGAATTGAATACCAAGTGTGTCATCAGTCATCTTGCCGTCAGCATGGCAAagaggtggctactttgaagagtctcaaatataaaatatattttgatttgtttaacacttttttggttactactttttttggttacaacattccatatgtgttatttcatagttgtgatgtcttcattattattctacaatgtagaaaatagttacaagtaaggaaaacccttgaatgagtaggtgtgtccaaacttctgactggtactgtatgtctgaaagctatcaaatcaaattgtattagtcacatgcgccgaacacaacaggtgtagagcttacagtgaaatgcttacttacgagcccctaaccaacaatgcagttttaaaaaatacagataagaaataaaagtaacaagtaattaaaaagcagtaaaataacaatagctagacaatatacaaggggtactgctacagagtcaatgtgcgagggcaccggttagttgaggtaatatgtacatgttggtagagttattaaagtgactatgcatagatgataacagagagtagaagcggtgtaaaagaggggtggcagtaaccgaaaggttgctagatcaaatccctgagctgacaaggtaaaaatctgtcattctgcccctgaacaaggcagttaacccactgttcctaggctgtcattgtaaataagaatttgttcttaactgacttgcctacttaaataaaggtaaaataaaagccatttgattaggtgtttggagtcttatggcttgggggtagaagctgtttagaagcctcttggacctagacttggtgctccggtaccgcttgccgtgcagtagcagagagaacagtctatgactagggtggctggagtctttgacaatttttcaggccttcctctgacaccgcctagtatagaggtcctggatggcaggaagcttggccccagtgatgttctgggccgttcgcactacccttgcgtgccttgcggttggaggccgagcagttgtcataccaggcagtgatgcaaccagtcaggatgctctcgatggtgcagctgtagaaccttttgaggatctgaggacccatgccaaaaatgttcagtctcctgagggggaataggttttgtcgtgccctcttcatgactgtcttggtatgcttagtttgttggtgatgtggacaccaaggaacttgaaggcctcaacctgctccactaaagccccgtcgatgagaatgggggcgtgctcggtcctctttttcctgtagtccacaatcatctcctttgtcttgatcacgttgagggagaggttgttgtccaggcaccacacggccaggtctctgacctcctccctataggctgtctcgtcgttgtcggtgatcaggcctactactgttgtgtcatcggcaaacttaatgatggtgttggagtcgtgcctggttgtgcagtcatgagtgaacagggagtacaggaggggactgagcacgcacccctgaggggcccctgttttgaggatcagcgtggcagatgtgctgttacctactctcaccacctgggggaggcccgtcaggaagtccaggatccagttgcagagggaggtgtttagtcccagtgtccttagcttattgatgaggtttgagggcactatggtgttaaacgctgagctgtagtcaatgaatagcattcttctttttgtccaggtgggaaagggcagtacggagtgcaatggagattgcatcatctgtagatctgttgagGTGGTATTGCAA includes the following:
- the LOC106593733 gene encoding gastrula zinc finger protein XlCGF52.1-like; the encoded protein is MSSRSYSPPAKEALVKEEEEEEDVTIQKQVEGEAVTVKEEEKDVSVKEEEDAFRVKEEEEVTVKEEEEEKEEDAGVEEEGGMTVTLKKEEEEEEEIGYLGPVSQSHIKASNGSNDELSRKMVLGNRSLINTRERRDYRGSSGEPQQHHEADEAEKSLSTSEHLKKQQRKRTGKKPHCCSDCGKRFTSSADLKRHQRIHTGDKPYSCDQCGKRFTDLSSLKRHQRIHTGEKPYSCDQCGKSFNVPSSLKTHQRIHTGEKPYSCDQCGKSFVSSSQLTVHQRIHTGEKCYSCDQCGKSFVSCSQLTAHQKTHTGEKSYSCNQCGKRYSGKRSLIRHQKIHEGVS